The Nostoc sp. 'Lobaria pulmonaria (5183) cyanobiont' genome window below encodes:
- a CDS encoding response regulator, with amino-acid sequence MEPALPLAGLNILVVDDDDDSRFYITTVLEADGATIMAVASAAIALKVLPELQPDVLICDIAMPDEDGYTLIRKIRALKPDIYEKLPAIALTAYGDSEYRSRALEAGFQTHVAKPVDPGELVAIVAELVASYKS; translated from the coding sequence ATGGAACCTGCTCTTCCCCTTGCTGGCTTAAACATCCTCGTAGTTGATGATGATGATGATAGCCGCTTTTACATTACTACTGTGTTGGAAGCTGATGGAGCCACCATAATGGCAGTTGCATCGGCAGCGATAGCATTGAAAGTATTACCTGAGTTGCAACCAGATGTCTTAATTTGTGATATTGCTATGCCTGATGAAGATGGCTACACCCTTATCCGCAAGATCCGGGCACTAAAGCCCGATATTTATGAAAAACTTCCCGCGATCGCCTTAACTGCTTATGGTGATAGCGAGTATCGTAGCCGTGCTCTGGAAGCGGGTTTTCAGACTCATGTGGCTAAACCTGTCGATCCAGGAGAACTAGTTGCGATCGTCGCAGAATTGGTTGCTTCTTATAAGAGTTAA
- a CDS encoding DUF4327 family protein — protein sequence MSVNTVPSINYYSLDVIQDEARRLVQKGMISRQQPIYTLCQYIPAREWVCVECELEKCDFLLRDRIGDLIGREQWDND from the coding sequence ATGAGTGTGAATACGGTGCCTTCTATCAATTACTACTCTCTAGATGTGATTCAAGACGAAGCACGCCGACTGGTGCAAAAGGGAATGATTAGCCGACAACAGCCAATATATACCCTTTGCCAATACATTCCAGCCAGAGAGTGGGTTTGCGTTGAATGTGAATTAGAGAAATGTGACTTTTTGTTACGCGATCGCATTGGCGATCTAATTGGTCGTGAACAGTGGGACAACGACTAA
- the rbfA gene encoding 30S ribosome-binding factor RbfA, protein MATNRRVSRVAELIKREVSQMLLNGIKDDRVGSGMVSVTDVDVSGDLQHAKIYVSIYGTDEAKVETMAGLKSATSYVRSELGARVRLRRTPEVIFLEDRSIERGNKVLALLNQLNHDRPPENLVALEDSTGPNDQEFSE, encoded by the coding sequence ATGGCTACAAATCGTCGGGTTTCCCGCGTTGCTGAACTGATCAAACGGGAAGTTAGCCAAATGCTGCTTAACGGCATTAAGGATGACCGTGTGGGTAGTGGAATGGTCAGTGTTACTGATGTTGATGTTTCCGGCGATCTCCAACACGCCAAAATTTACGTCAGCATCTATGGTACGGATGAAGCTAAGGTAGAAACAATGGCAGGCTTAAAGTCAGCTACGAGTTATGTCCGCAGCGAACTTGGGGCGCGGGTACGGCTACGTCGTACACCAGAAGTAATATTTCTCGAAGATCGCTCCATAGAACGCGGTAATAAGGTATTGGCACTACTAAACCAACTTAACCACGATCGCCCACCAGAAAATCTAGTAGCACTAGAAGACAGCACTGGTCCAAATGATCAGGAATTCTCCGAATAA
- a CDS encoding DUF751 family protein, with product MFDGFWDNVFRYPRYLITIVLGLFLNTFAPLVPLLKRPITLIAILGLFVSSLVFLTFTLRAMLGLSTI from the coding sequence ATGTTTGACGGATTTTGGGATAACGTCTTTCGCTACCCCCGATACTTAATTACGATCGTCTTAGGCTTGTTTCTGAACACCTTTGCGCCATTAGTGCCATTGTTGAAACGCCCTATCACCTTGATCGCTATCTTGGGTTTATTTGTGAGCAGCCTAGTCTTCCTAACTTTCACCCTACGGGCAATGCTGGGGTTGAGTACAATCTAG
- a CDS encoding DNA adenine methylase, whose protein sequence is MVIQVSKETSPRPFLKWAGGKSRLIQQYIPYFPKSYQNYYEPFLGGGAVFFYLQPSAAILTDINAELINTYCCVRDRVEELISLLKEHKIRHGKDYYYSIRNNSSGTDIEKAARLIYLNKTCFNGLYRVNSQGKFNVPLGRYENPNICSEVLLKAASEALSHAEIKQADFTEVLNHATSSDDFVFFDPPYHPISDTSYFTAYSQNCFSKKNQELLRDACAELASRGVKVMVCNSNSEFIQKIYTDINFETYKIKAARSINSKIKNRGMIDELLITSFKDFYLPKQ, encoded by the coding sequence ATGGTAATTCAAGTCTCAAAGGAAACTAGCCCGCGTCCATTTTTGAAGTGGGCAGGGGGTAAAAGTCGGTTAATACAGCAATATATTCCTTATTTTCCCAAGAGTTATCAAAATTACTATGAGCCATTTTTAGGTGGTGGTGCTGTTTTTTTCTATCTCCAACCAAGTGCAGCAATTTTAACTGATATTAATGCCGAATTAATTAACACTTATTGTTGTGTTAGAGATCGTGTCGAAGAATTAATTTCTCTATTAAAAGAGCATAAAATTCGACATGGTAAAGATTATTACTATAGCATCAGAAACAACTCTAGTGGTACTGATATAGAAAAAGCTGCTCGTCTAATTTATCTTAATAAGACTTGTTTTAATGGTCTTTATCGAGTCAACTCACAGGGTAAATTCAATGTGCCTTTAGGCAGATATGAAAATCCTAATATTTGTTCTGAGGTTTTACTCAAAGCAGCTTCAGAAGCACTTTCTCATGCAGAAATTAAACAAGCAGATTTTACAGAAGTCCTAAATCATGCGACTAGCAGTGATGACTTTGTCTTTTTTGATCCACCCTACCATCCGATCAGTGACACTAGCTATTTCACTGCTTATAGTCAAAATTGCTTTAGTAAAAAAAACCAAGAACTTTTAAGAGATGCTTGTGCAGAGTTAGCAAGTCGTGGTGTCAAAGTTATGGTATGCAATTCTAATAGTGAATTTATTCAAAAAATTTATACTGATATCAATTTTGAAACTTACAAAATTAAAGCAGCGCGTTCAATTAACTCGAAAATAAAAAATAGAGGGATGATTGACGAACTATTAATTACATCTTTTAAAGATTTTTATTTGCCCAAGCAATAA
- a CDS encoding PD-(D/E)XK nuclease superfamily protein, with protein sequence MALTQGGRANKSGNILEANVEAILNGHNYFQVGNYVQKEFILNATLLPKRYGKEVYIGTGIYHTYLKVDFYVIGSSIMPSGLIFECKWQESPGSVDEKFPYLNMNIQNYYPAPTIVVLGGEGMREGASKWLKARVNDNQNLLAVYSLDRFIAWANKNL encoded by the coding sequence ATGGCTCTGACTCAAGGCGGACGGGCAAATAAGTCTGGGAATATTTTAGAAGCAAATGTAGAAGCAATCTTGAATGGGCATAATTATTTCCAAGTAGGAAATTATGTCCAAAAAGAATTTATACTAAATGCTACTTTATTGCCAAAACGTTATGGAAAAGAAGTTTATATTGGAACTGGAATTTATCATACCTATCTGAAAGTTGATTTTTATGTTATCGGCTCATCTATAATGCCATCTGGTTTAATTTTCGAGTGCAAATGGCAAGAAAGCCCCGGTTCGGTTGATGAAAAGTTTCCTTACTTGAACATGAACATCCAGAACTATTACCCTGCACCAACTATCGTAGTTTTAGGCGGTGAAGGTATGCGAGAAGGTGCAAGCAAATGGCTGAAAGCAAGAGTTAATGATAACCAGAATTTATTAGCAGTTTATAGCCTAGATAGATTTATTGCTTGGGCAAATAAAAATCTTTAA
- a CDS encoding type II toxin-antitoxin system RelE/ParE family toxin, with the protein MARNLTILIAAELDIIEAYDWYEGREFGLGAEFLRCIDACLNLIQRHPSTYQIVHETYRRATVRRFPYVLFYEFNEHEIII; encoded by the coding sequence ATGGCTAGAAATTTAACTATCCTTATAGCCGCAGAACTAGACATTATCGAAGCTTATGACTGGTACGAGGGGCGGGAATTTGGCTTAGGCGCTGAGTTCCTACGATGTATTGATGCCTGCCTGAATTTAATTCAGCGTCACCCCAGCACATACCAGATTGTTCATGAAACCTATCGCCGCGCTACAGTCAGGCGTTTTCCCTACGTCCTTTTTTACGAGTTTAATGAACACGAGATTATTATCTAG
- a CDS encoding addiction module protein — protein sequence MNPVFPELSSLSRAEKLQLVEDLWDEIATTPAALPVLDWQKRELARRKGEYLQNPAIGSSWEDVKARISQRHG from the coding sequence ATGAACCCAGTATTTCCCGAACTCTCTAGTCTTTCGAGAGCGGAAAAACTCCAACTGGTAGAAGACTTATGGGATGAGATTGCCACTACACCAGCAGCACTTCCAGTTTTAGATTGGCAGAAACGAGAACTAGCCCGTCGCAAAGGCGAATATCTGCAAAACCCAGCCATTGGTAGCAGTTGGGAAGATGTAAAAGCCAGAATCTCTCAACGGCATGGCTAG
- a CDS encoding HetZ-related protein has protein sequence MKANVVNLPNSTPIFDNHISTEEFSDSSSDRLIQLLSEEMQAQVKATPKCVEALAKRIAVEVERICDKSSRIQTSGEIKSWQMTLGRHRMQKCLRYYQLGSKQGRVELHSNLGAMVYRHVTMSGSELGFDARYSLIEDFLQAFYIEAIKAFRRENELPNDHTPRTQLQLAEYMAFTEQYAKRRINLPGGANQQLIILRAQGFARRQPQETTVDIEMAVESAKGEEAESYQRNSAVQQLRSQMIAQTNFDPSEESERDRVITELMKYLESQGQSDCMNYLSLKLQDLSAPEIDQILGLTSRQRDYLQQRFKYHVEKFAKQHHWQLVHQWLGAGLEQKLGLSSQQWEIFVNQLTEQQQQILQLKTARENDVAIAKAIKCTPKQLQKRWTQLLELAWTIRNGHTEAQTG, from the coding sequence ATGAAAGCTAACGTCGTCAATCTACCAAACTCTACACCCATTTTTGACAATCACATTTCGACTGAAGAATTTTCAGATAGCAGCAGCGATCGCTTGATTCAATTGCTGTCTGAGGAAATGCAAGCGCAAGTGAAAGCAACACCCAAGTGCGTAGAAGCTTTAGCAAAGCGCATAGCTGTAGAAGTAGAACGCATTTGCGACAAAAGCTCCCGCATTCAAACATCTGGGGAAATCAAGTCCTGGCAGATGACATTGGGAAGGCATCGGATGCAAAAGTGCTTACGTTACTACCAACTAGGTTCCAAACAAGGGCGGGTGGAATTACATAGCAATTTGGGTGCTATGGTTTACCGCCATGTAACTATGTCTGGTTCGGAGTTGGGCTTTGATGCTCGTTACAGCCTGATTGAAGATTTTTTACAAGCATTTTATATCGAAGCGATCAAAGCTTTCCGTAGAGAAAACGAACTACCTAACGATCACACGCCGCGTACTCAGCTGCAATTAGCTGAATACATGGCTTTTACAGAACAGTATGCCAAACGCCGGATCAATTTACCTGGTGGTGCAAATCAGCAATTAATTATCTTGCGCGCCCAAGGTTTTGCTCGTCGTCAGCCCCAAGAAACCACCGTAGATATTGAAATGGCGGTAGAGTCTGCTAAGGGTGAAGAAGCAGAATCTTACCAGCGTAACTCGGCGGTGCAACAGCTGCGATCGCAAATGATCGCCCAAACTAATTTCGATCCATCTGAAGAATCAGAACGCGATCGTGTCATTACTGAATTGATGAAATATCTGGAGTCTCAAGGTCAATCTGACTGTATGAACTACCTCAGCTTGAAACTTCAAGACCTCTCAGCCCCAGAAATTGACCAAATTCTCGGTTTAACTAGCCGTCAGCGCGATTATCTCCAACAAAGGTTTAAATACCACGTAGAAAAGTTTGCCAAGCAACACCACTGGCAATTAGTACATCAATGGTTAGGCGCGGGTTTAGAGCAAAAGTTGGGTTTATCTTCCCAGCAGTGGGAAATCTTTGTGAATCAACTCACAGAACAGCAACAGCAAATATTACAGTTAAAAACTGCACGGGAAAACGACGTTGCGATCGCCAAAGCCATCAAATGCACCCCCAAACAGCTACAAAAACGCTGGACTCAACTTTTAGAACTAGCATGGACTATCCGCAACGGTCATACTGAAGCCCAGACAGGTTGA
- a CDS encoding L-threonylcarbamoyladenylate synthase: protein MAKIFPVHPDNPQIRRIEEIKSALSSGAVMLYPTDTVYAIGCDLNAKSAVERVRQIKQLANDKPLTFLCPSLSNVATYAFVSDTAYRIMKRLIPGPYTFLLPATKLVPRLVQSPKRKTTGIRVPDHTVCLELLAALGNPIISTSAHLPPDEADNGMIRIDPETIQSRVELFDRLDKLVDIIVDTGEEPTYEVSTILDMTGDEAAIIRRGLGWEAAAAWV, encoded by the coding sequence ATGGCAAAAATTTTCCCAGTTCATCCGGATAATCCTCAAATTCGCCGAATAGAGGAAATAAAGTCGGCGCTCTCTAGTGGCGCAGTCATGCTTTACCCTACTGATACAGTCTATGCGATCGGTTGTGATTTGAATGCCAAGTCGGCGGTAGAACGAGTGCGGCAAATTAAACAGCTAGCAAACGATAAACCATTGACATTTTTATGTCCCTCGCTTTCAAATGTGGCAACTTATGCCTTCGTAAGTGACACAGCTTATCGGATTATGAAACGCCTGATTCCAGGGCCATACACGTTTTTGCTCCCAGCTACGAAGTTAGTACCGCGATTGGTGCAAAGCCCCAAGCGGAAAACTACTGGAATTAGAGTACCAGACCATACTGTGTGTTTGGAGTTGCTGGCAGCATTGGGCAATCCGATTATTTCAACTTCAGCACATCTGCCACCAGATGAAGCAGATAATGGCATGATTCGGATAGATCCTGAAACGATTCAGTCGCGGGTAGAGCTATTTGATCGTTTGGACAAGTTGGTAGACATAATTGTAGACACTGGCGAGGAACCTACTTATGAAGTATCTACCATCTTGGATATGACCGGAGACGAAGCAGCAATTATACGGAGGGGTTTAGGTTGGGAAGCAGCAGCAGCATGGGTATAA
- the larC gene encoding nickel pincer cofactor biosynthesis protein LarC — MNKIAYLQCPTGISGDMCLGALVSLGVPVEYLMEKLNGLGIEQEYQLRAELVQRNGQQATKVHVDLVNDHHHHDREHSHHHTRHLPEIEQMILKAGLPSRAEAWSLAVFRQLAVAEGAVHGISPEKVHFHEVGAIDAIVDIVGTCLGLDWLGIESNGEGLPLLYCSAFPTGGGTVRAAHGQMAVPVPAVLKLWEMRGCPVYSNGIDRELVTPTGAAIATTLARDFGSPPAIAIKQIGLGAGTINLSIPNILRFWLGESASLQANFSDSEATSSNLETISVLETQIDDLSPQAIGYVFEALFAAGALDVFTQAIGMKKSRPGILLTVICHPENLLSCEAVIFRETTTLGIRRTTQQRAILQREIQQVETEYGKVRVKIAWKGQSPEKVIANVQPEYEDCADLARKHNIPWREIQRLALQRWYLVNG; from the coding sequence ATGAATAAAATCGCTTATCTTCAATGTCCGACAGGAATTTCTGGTGATATGTGCCTGGGTGCTTTGGTAAGTTTGGGTGTTCCTGTGGAGTATTTAATGGAAAAACTTAATGGGTTGGGTATTGAACAGGAATATCAGTTAAGGGCAGAACTTGTCCAACGGAATGGTCAGCAGGCGACTAAAGTCCATGTGGATTTAGTAAACGATCATCATCACCACGATCGCGAACACAGTCATCATCACACACGCCACTTGCCAGAAATAGAGCAGATGATTCTCAAAGCGGGGTTGCCATCACGGGCAGAAGCTTGGAGTTTAGCGGTATTTCGGCAGCTAGCGGTGGCAGAAGGGGCGGTGCATGGCATTTCACCTGAAAAAGTTCATTTTCATGAGGTGGGTGCTATAGATGCGATCGTAGATATTGTGGGTACTTGCCTGGGGTTGGATTGGTTGGGCATTGAGAGCAATGGCGAAGGATTGCCCCTACTTTATTGCTCGGCGTTCCCGACTGGTGGCGGCACTGTTCGGGCTGCACATGGTCAGATGGCAGTACCAGTCCCAGCAGTATTAAAGCTGTGGGAAATGCGGGGTTGTCCAGTTTATAGCAATGGGATTGACAGAGAACTGGTGACACCAACAGGAGCTGCGATCGCCACTACTTTGGCAAGAGATTTTGGTTCACCACCTGCGATCGCTATCAAGCAGATAGGACTGGGAGCAGGAACCATAAATTTATCCATTCCAAATATTTTACGCTTCTGGTTGGGTGAAAGCGCAAGTTTACAGGCAAATTTCAGTGATTCTGAAGCTACTAGCTCAAACTTGGAAACAATCTCGGTATTAGAAACCCAAATTGATGATTTAAGTCCACAAGCGATTGGCTATGTGTTTGAGGCGTTGTTTGCGGCTGGGGCACTGGATGTTTTTACCCAAGCGATCGGGATGAAAAAGTCCCGTCCGGGGATTTTACTAACTGTGATTTGTCATCCAGAAAATTTACTCAGTTGTGAAGCCGTTATCTTCCGCGAAACTACAACTTTAGGCATTCGGCGAACAACTCAGCAACGTGCCATTTTACAACGGGAAATTCAACAAGTGGAAACGGAATATGGCAAAGTGCGTGTCAAAATAGCATGGAAGGGACAATCACCAGAAAAAGTTATTGCAAATGTGCAGCCAGAATATGAAGATTGTGCAGACTTAGCCCGAAAACATAATATTCCCTGGCGCGAAATTCAACGGTTGGCGCTACAGCGTTGGTATTTAGTCAATGGCTGA
- a CDS encoding glycosyltransferase family 4 protein yields MKILVLSWEFPPRIIGGIARHVAELYPELVKLGHEIHLITAEFGHASMYEVVEGVKIHRVPVAYSNDFFHWVVNLNLSMGDHAGKLILEEGPFDLIHAHDWLVGDAAIALKHNFKIPLIATIHATEYGRYNGIHTAIQGYINGKENLLAFNAWRIIVCSDYMRQEIERALHSPWNKIDVIYNGIRAEKKQHHIDFHALDFRRQFATDDEKIVYYLGRMTYEKGVSVWLNAAPKILSQMGGKVKFVIVGGGNTDHLKRQAWDLGIWHHCYFTGFLSDEYLDKFQTVADCAVFPSLYEPFGIVALESFASRVPVVVSDTGGFPEVVQHTKTGIVTWVNNPDSLAWGILEVLKNPGYRQWLIDNAYEDLERRFSWPKLAKQTEEVYQRVVQERSQIAW; encoded by the coding sequence ATGAAGATACTGGTACTGAGTTGGGAGTTTCCACCAAGGATTATTGGGGGAATTGCGCGACACGTGGCGGAGTTGTACCCGGAACTAGTAAAGCTAGGACATGAAATTCACCTGATTACAGCGGAGTTTGGTCACGCGTCGATGTATGAGGTAGTTGAAGGAGTAAAGATACATCGAGTGCCAGTGGCATATAGTAATGACTTTTTCCACTGGGTAGTCAATCTCAACCTGAGTATGGGAGATCACGCTGGTAAGTTGATTTTAGAAGAAGGGCCCTTTGATTTAATTCATGCCCATGATTGGTTAGTCGGAGATGCTGCGATCGCTCTCAAGCATAATTTCAAAATACCACTAATTGCCACAATTCACGCTACGGAATACGGACGCTATAACGGTATTCATACTGCCATCCAAGGCTATATTAATGGCAAAGAAAACTTGCTGGCTTTCAACGCTTGGCGGATTATTGTTTGTAGCGACTATATGCGCCAAGAAATAGAACGAGCACTACACAGTCCTTGGAACAAAATCGATGTCATTTATAACGGTATCCGAGCCGAAAAGAAACAGCATCACATAGATTTTCACGCTCTGGATTTTCGCCGCCAATTTGCCACAGACGATGAAAAAATAGTTTATTACCTCGGTCGTATGACCTACGAAAAAGGTGTATCTGTATGGCTCAATGCTGCACCCAAAATCCTTTCCCAAATGGGAGGGAAGGTAAAATTTGTAATTGTTGGTGGTGGTAATACTGACCATCTCAAGCGCCAAGCTTGGGACTTGGGAATTTGGCATCATTGCTATTTTACCGGTTTTCTCTCCGATGAATACTTAGATAAATTTCAAACTGTCGCAGACTGCGCAGTTTTTCCGAGTCTTTACGAACCCTTTGGAATTGTAGCCTTAGAAAGCTTTGCCTCGCGTGTACCTGTAGTAGTTTCTGATACTGGTGGTTTTCCAGAAGTAGTCCAACATACCAAAACAGGCATTGTAACTTGGGTGAACAATCCCGATTCTTTAGCTTGGGGAATTTTAGAAGTGTTGAAAAATCCAGGTTATCGCCAATGGCTGATAGATAACGCTTATGAGGATTTAGAGCGACGCTTTAGCTGGCCAAAATTAGCCAAGCAAACAGAGGAAGTGTATCAGCGAGTTGTACAAGAGCGATCGCAAATAGCGTGGTAA
- the lepA gene encoding translation elongation factor 4, producing the protein MTDVPAVRIRNFCIIAHIDHGKSTLADRLLQATGTVEDRQMKEQFLDNMDLERERGITIKLQAARMNYTAKDGQQYVLNLIDTPGHVDFSYEVSRSLVACEGALLVVDASQGVEAQTLANVYLALESNLEIIPVLNKIDLPGAEPERVISEIEEIIGLDCSGAILASAKEGIGIDEILEAVVERIPPPPNTINERLRALIFDSYYDSYRGVIVYFRVMDGTVKKGDRIHLMASGKEFEIDELGVLSPTQKQVDELHAGEVGYLGAAIRAVADARVGDTITLSKAKAESPLPGYAEANPMVFCGMFPIDADQFEDLREALEKLELNDAALHYEPETSSAMGFGFRCGFLGLLHMEIVQERLEREYNLDLIITAPSVVYKVITLKGEELYIDNPSRLPSPNDREKIEEPYVQVEMITPETYVGSLMELSQNRRGIFKDMKYLAQGRTTLTYELPLAEVVTDFFDQMKSRSRGYASMEYHIIGYRENPLVKLDIMINGDPVDSLAMIVHRDKAYNVGRAMAEKLKELIPRHQFKVPIQASIGSKVIASEHIPALRKDVLAKCYGGDISRKKKLLQKQAKGKKRMKSVGTVDVPQEAFMAVLRLDQS; encoded by the coding sequence ATGACTGACGTTCCCGCAGTTCGCATTCGCAATTTTTGTATTATTGCTCACATCGACCACGGGAAATCAACCCTCGCCGATCGCTTACTACAAGCTACTGGCACTGTTGAAGACCGACAGATGAAGGAACAGTTTCTCGACAACATGGATCTCGAACGAGAGCGCGGCATTACAATTAAGCTGCAAGCTGCCCGGATGAACTACACAGCTAAGGATGGTCAGCAGTATGTGCTGAACCTAATTGATACTCCAGGACACGTGGATTTCTCTTATGAAGTCTCCCGCTCTCTTGTTGCTTGCGAAGGAGCGCTATTGGTAGTAGATGCGTCCCAAGGTGTGGAGGCGCAAACTTTGGCAAATGTATATTTAGCGTTAGAGAGTAACCTGGAAATTATTCCGGTTTTGAATAAAATCGATTTGCCGGGGGCTGAACCAGAACGGGTAATTAGCGAAATTGAAGAAATTATCGGTCTAGATTGCAGTGGGGCGATTCTGGCTTCTGCTAAAGAAGGAATTGGTATTGATGAGATTTTAGAAGCAGTTGTTGAGCGGATACCGCCACCACCAAATACCATAAATGAACGCCTCCGAGCGTTAATATTTGATAGCTATTACGACAGCTACCGGGGAGTAATTGTGTATTTTCGGGTGATGGATGGCACCGTGAAAAAAGGCGATCGCATCCATTTAATGGCATCTGGTAAAGAATTTGAAATTGATGAGTTAGGCGTTCTTTCTCCGACTCAAAAGCAAGTTGATGAACTACACGCTGGGGAAGTAGGCTATTTGGGAGCGGCAATAAGAGCTGTAGCTGATGCACGAGTAGGAGACACAATTACTCTTAGTAAGGCGAAAGCAGAGTCACCCTTACCAGGTTATGCAGAAGCGAACCCAATGGTTTTTTGCGGGATGTTCCCCATTGATGCCGATCAATTTGAAGATTTGCGCGAAGCCTTGGAAAAGCTGGAACTCAACGATGCAGCGCTACATTACGAACCAGAAACTTCGAGCGCGATGGGGTTTGGCTTCCGTTGCGGGTTCTTGGGTTTGCTGCACATGGAAATTGTCCAAGAACGTCTAGAGCGAGAGTATAACCTAGATTTAATCATTACAGCCCCCTCGGTGGTTTATAAGGTGATTACCCTCAAAGGTGAGGAACTGTACATCGATAATCCTAGTCGTTTACCTTCTCCCAACGATCGCGAAAAAATTGAAGAACCCTACGTCCAAGTAGAGATGATTACGCCGGAAACTTATGTCGGCAGCTTGATGGAGTTGTCACAAAATCGCCGTGGCATCTTCAAAGATATGAAATATCTCGCCCAAGGACGAACCACCCTTACTTATGAGCTACCCTTGGCGGAAGTTGTAACTGACTTTTTCGATCAGATGAAATCGCGATCGCGCGGTTACGCAAGTATGGAATATCACATCATTGGCTACCGTGAAAATCCTTTGGTGAAGCTGGATATCATGATTAACGGCGATCCTGTGGATTCCTTGGCGATGATTGTGCATCGAGATAAAGCTTACAACGTTGGGCGGGCAATGGCAGAAAAACTCAAGGAATTAATTCCCCGCCATCAATTCAAAGTGCCAATTCAGGCATCTATTGGCAGTAAAGTTATTGCCAGCGAACATATCCCCGCTCTGCGGAAAGATGTGTTAGCCAAATGCTACGGTGGTGACATCAGTCGGAAGAAAAAACTTTTGCAGAAGCAAGCAAAAGGTAAAAAGCGGATGAAATCTGTAGGTACTGTAGATGTACCCCAGGAAGCCTTTATGGCAGTACTGCGCTTGGATCAAAGCTAA